One Leopardus geoffroyi isolate Oge1 chromosome B1, O.geoffroyi_Oge1_pat1.0, whole genome shotgun sequence DNA window includes the following coding sequences:
- the CLN8 gene encoding protein CLN8 isoform X2, whose protein sequence is MTHVSDGGTAGSIFDLDYTSWKIRSTLVVAGFVFYVGVFVVCHQLSSSLNATYRSLVAREKVFWNLAATRAVFGVQSTAAGLWALLADPVLQADKARGQQNWCWFHVATATGFFLFENVAVHVSNVLFRTFDWFLVVHHLFAFLGFLGSVVNLRAGHYLAMITLLLEVSTPFTCVSWMLLKAGCSDSLFWKLNQWLMIHMFHCRMVLTYHMWWVCFWHWDGLRSSLHPPHLALFLVGLGLLTLVLNPYWTHKKTQQLLTPVDWNFAQPEPGGGRPAGANGQVPQKKGQ, encoded by the exons ATGACTCACGTGAGCGATGGCGGCACAGCAGGGAGCATTTTCGACCTGGACTACACGTCCTGGAAGATCCGCTCGACGCTCGTGGTCGCCGGCTTCGTCTTCTACGTGGGCGTCTTCGTCGTCTGCCACCAGCTGTCATCCTCCCTGAATGCCACCTACCGCTCCCTGGTGGCCAGAGAGAAGGTCTTCTGGAACCTGGCGGCCACCCGCGCGGTCTTTGGCGTTCAGAGCACGGCCGCGGGCCTGTGGGCCTTGCTGGCGGACCCCGTGCTCCAGGCCGATAAGGCGCGCGGCCAGCAGAACTGGTGCTGGTTTCACGTGGCGACGGCAacgggattctttctctttgaaaacGTCGCGGTTCACGTGTCCAACGTGCTCTTCCGGACGTTTGACTGGTTTCTGGTCGTCCACCACCTCTTTGCCTTCCTGGGCTTTCTCGGCTCGGTGGTCAACCTCAGAGCCGGCCACTACCTGGCCATGATCACGCTGCTCCTGGAGGTCAGCACCCCCTTCACCTGCGTTTCCTGGATGCTCCTGAAG GCCGGCTGCTCCGACTCCCTGTTCTGGAAGCTGAACCAGTGGCTGATGATCCACATGTTCCACTGCCGCATGGTGCTCACCTACCACATGTGGTGGGTGTGCTTCTGGCACTGGGACGGCCTGCGCAGCAGCCTGCACCCTCCGCACCTGGCGCTGTTCCTCGTGGGGCTGGGTCTGCTCACGCTTGTCCTCAACCCCTACTGGACCCATAAGAAGACACAGCAGCTCCTGACCCCGGTGGACTGGAACTTCGCGCAGCCGGAGCCCGGAGGCGGGCGGCCCGCGGGGGCCAATGGCCAGGTGCCGCAGAAGAAGGGGCAGTAG
- the CLN8 gene encoding protein CLN8 isoform X3: MTHVSDGGTAGSIFDLDYTSWKIRSTLVVAGFVFYVGVFVVCHQLSSSLNATYRSLVAREKVFWNLAATRAVFGVQSTAAGLWALLADPVLQADKARGQQNWCWFHVATATGFFLFENVAVHVSNVLFRTFDWFLVVHHLFAFLGFLGSVVNLRAGHYLAMITLLLEVSTPFTCVSWMLLKESQLWVLFLRLESILTCLLCLVWERGPISFLCTWLSSLPSSTCRRPAAPTPCSGS; the protein is encoded by the exons ATGACTCACGTGAGCGATGGCGGCACAGCAGGGAGCATTTTCGACCTGGACTACACGTCCTGGAAGATCCGCTCGACGCTCGTGGTCGCCGGCTTCGTCTTCTACGTGGGCGTCTTCGTCGTCTGCCACCAGCTGTCATCCTCCCTGAATGCCACCTACCGCTCCCTGGTGGCCAGAGAGAAGGTCTTCTGGAACCTGGCGGCCACCCGCGCGGTCTTTGGCGTTCAGAGCACGGCCGCGGGCCTGTGGGCCTTGCTGGCGGACCCCGTGCTCCAGGCCGATAAGGCGCGCGGCCAGCAGAACTGGTGCTGGTTTCACGTGGCGACGGCAacgggattctttctctttgaaaacGTCGCGGTTCACGTGTCCAACGTGCTCTTCCGGACGTTTGACTGGTTTCTGGTCGTCCACCACCTCTTTGCCTTCCTGGGCTTTCTCGGCTCGGTGGTCAACCTCAGAGCCGGCCACTACCTGGCCATGATCACGCTGCTCCTGGAGGTCAGCACCCCCTTCACCTGCGTTTCCTGGATGCTCCTGAAG gagtctCAGCTTTGGGTCTTATTTTTAAGACTCGAGTCCATTCTGACttgccttttgtgtctggtgtggGAACGTGGTCCCATTTCGTTCCTTTGCACGTGGCTGTCCAGTCTCCCCAGCAGCACCTGTCGAAG GCCGGCTGCTCCGACTCCCTGTTCTGGAAGCTGA